A DNA window from Microcystis aeruginosa NIES-843 contains the following coding sequences:
- a CDS encoding IS5-like element ISMae6 family transposase has product MYRKSELPSTPPENFELPFEGKLSQDNRWVIMANLIPWSEFEAEYASLFSEEMGAPAKTFRTALGALIIKEKLGTSDRETVEQIKENPYLQYFLGFSAYSNEPQFEASMLVHFRERITRELINKVNRFMVKNSREIKEEENTEKKLESETQSQPENRGKLILDASCAPADISYPTDLNLLNQGRKQTEKIIDILYETIKGKLVQKPRTYRLLARKSYLEVAKKRKPTVKQRRKALKRQLQYLKRNLDHIEQLLAEGASLQSLKKRDYKLLLVVTEVYRQQLWMYQNNKQSIEDRIVSLTQPHIRPIVRGKAGKPVEFGAKFSASCIDGYIFLDRISWDNFNESGDLKAQIEAYYDYTGYYPESVHVDKIYRTRENRAWCKERGIRISGPPLGRPAKNVSKEQKKQATDDERIRNCIEGKFGQGKRRFSLGKVMAKLPHTSFSAIAITFLVMNLSNLLRQVFWAFLCLKWKNSTFSRSMIRISYNLKINQQLKLMLVAK; this is encoded by the coding sequence ATGTACCGTAAAAGCGAGTTACCCTCAACCCCACCAGAAAACTTCGAGCTGCCCTTTGAGGGGAAATTATCCCAAGATAATCGTTGGGTAATTATGGCCAACCTCATTCCCTGGTCAGAATTTGAAGCGGAATACGCATCACTTTTTTCAGAAGAAATGGGCGCACCCGCCAAAACATTTAGGACAGCACTAGGAGCATTAATTATTAAAGAAAAATTAGGAACAAGCGATAGAGAAACGGTAGAACAAATCAAGGAAAATCCTTATTTACAATACTTCTTGGGGTTTTCAGCCTACAGCAATGAACCCCAGTTTGAAGCGTCAATGTTGGTTCACTTTCGAGAAAGAATCACTCGGGAACTAATTAATAAAGTGAATCGCTTTATGGTCAAAAATTCGAGAGAAATAAAAGAAGAAGAAAACACCGAAAAAAAGTTAGAGAGCGAAACCCAAAGTCAACCAGAAAATCGAGGTAAATTAATTTTAGATGCCAGTTGTGCGCCCGCAGATATTAGTTATCCTACGGATTTAAACCTGTTAAATCAAGGAAGAAAACAAACCGAAAAAATTATTGATATTCTCTATGAAACTATAAAAGGAAAACTTGTTCAAAAACCGAGAACCTATCGTCTCCTGGCCAGAAAAAGTTATTTAGAAGTAGCAAAAAAAAGAAAACCTACCGTCAAACAAAGACGAAAAGCTCTAAAAAGACAACTGCAATATCTGAAAAGAAATCTCGACCATATTGAACAACTTTTAGCAGAAGGAGCCTCTCTACAAAGCTTGAAAAAAAGAGACTATAAACTGTTATTAGTAGTCACAGAAGTTTATCGCCAACAACTCTGGATGTACCAAAATAACAAACAGAGTATTGAAGACAGAATTGTCAGCTTAACTCAACCCCACATCCGTCCGATAGTCAGAGGAAAAGCTGGAAAACCCGTAGAATTTGGGGCCAAATTCTCAGCAAGCTGTATAGATGGTTACATATTTTTAGACCGGATTAGTTGGGATAACTTTAATGAATCGGGAGATTTAAAAGCACAAATAGAAGCTTATTATGACTATACAGGATACTATCCAGAATCAGTTCATGTGGACAAAATTTATCGAACCAGAGAAAACCGAGCTTGGTGTAAAGAAAGGGGAATCAGAATCAGTGGTCCCCCATTAGGAAGACCAGCCAAAAATGTTAGTAAAGAACAAAAGAAACAAGCTACTGATGATGAGAGGATTCGGAATTGTATAGAGGGCAAATTTGGACAAGGGAAAAGAAGATTTAGCTTAGGTAAAGTGATGGCTAAACTTCCTCATACTTCCTTTTCAGCGATTGCTATTACTTTTTTAGTCATGAATCTTTCTAACCTGTTGAGGCAGGTTTTTTGGGCTTTTTTATGTCTGAAATGGAAAAACAGCACTTTTTCTCGGTCAATGATTAGGATAAGTTATAATTTAAAAATTAATCAACAACTAAAGCTTATGCTTGTAGCTAAGTGA
- a CDS encoding tetratricopeptide repeat protein: MSKKAKGFGQSPTPTRKFKDFLLAFGDFYRKNSRDETKLQQFLKANINKLDDLLLDALPLVFTSLIADKSINEREIIASLFENFAVTIYKFPLGDRATNLELSITAHNLSLKIYTREDSPEDWAGTLNNLAVACKNRILGDRAENLERAIELYGQALEVRTRKNFPENWAATLNNLAIAYSNRIRGDRADNLEKAIELYEQALEVRTRKNFPVDWAGTLNNLALAYSDRIRGDRADNLEKAIELYGQALEIYTRKNFPVDLARILNNLALAYSNRILGDRAENLEKAIELYGQALEIYTRKNFPVDLARILNNLALAYSNRILGDRAENLEKAIELYGQALEVYTRENFPENWAISQHNLANAYRERVLGERKDNLERAIDLYNQAAQIFTRAAFPVQWAGNQGDLAEALMQRDNPGDLDTAIALLQEALEVSPAGCQDFIDSQYRLGIALSQRYDRDKNFDDLRQALEAYKTALDLISPEHYDRKDIWKALPTTQTILGSRLVRDGEWQQGLQLLLNSVNQLSTSDDRLAHANALYHTGRAYEVLSDREKARLYYRDALRWYEYLQDLPGIAKSRTGLGNVFVSQGHLEKGMKELDRAKAIYRQLPQTDPDKVEEIDIIYQASRRAIERQTSEVYI, translated from the coding sequence ATGTCGAAAAAAGCGAAAGGATTCGGTCAGTCGCCAACTCCCACGAGAAAATTTAAGGATTTTCTCCTTGCTTTTGGGGATTTTTATCGAAAAAATTCCAGAGATGAAACGAAGCTACAGCAATTTTTAAAAGCAAATATTAATAAATTAGATGATTTACTTTTAGACGCTTTACCTTTAGTCTTCACAAGCTTAATCGCCGATAAATCAATAAACGAGCGAGAAATAATAGCCAGCCTTTTCGAGAATTTTGCTGTCACCATTTACAAGTTTCCGTTAGGCGATCGAGCAACAAATTTAGAATTAAGTATTACTGCTCATAATCTCAGCCTAAAAATTTACACCCGCGAAGATTCCCCCGAAGATTGGGCGGGAACCCTGAATAACCTCGCTGTCGCTTGCAAAAACAGAATACTGGGCGACAGGGCTGAGAATCTAGAAAGGGCGATCGAACTGTACGGGCAAGCTTTAGAAGTTAGAACCCGCAAGAATTTCCCTGAAAATTGGGCAGCAACCCTCAATAACCTCGCTATCGCTTACAGTAATCGAATTCGGGGCGATCGGGCTGATAATCTGGAGAAAGCGATCGAACTGTACGAGCAAGCTTTAGAAGTTAGAACCCGCAAAAATTTCCCCGTAGATTGGGCGGGAACCCTCAATAACCTCGCTCTCGCTTACAGCGATCGAATTCGGGGTGATCGGGCTGATAATCTGGAGAAAGCGATCGAACTGTACGGGCAAGCTTTAGAAATCTATACCCGCAAGAATTTCCCCGTCGATTTGGCAAGAATCCTCAATAACCTTGCCCTCGCTTACAGTAATCGAATACTGGGCGATCGAGCGGAAAATCTGGAGAAAGCGATCGAACTGTACGGGCAAGCTTTAGAAATCTATACCCGCAAGAATTTCCCCGTCGATTTGGCAAGAATCCTCAATAACCTTGCCCTCGCTTACAGTAATCGAATACTGGGCGATCGGGCGGAAAATCTAGAGAAAGCGATCGAACTGTACGGGCAAGCGTTAGAAGTCTATACCCGCGAGAATTTCCCCGAAAATTGGGCGATAAGTCAGCATAATTTGGCCAATGCCTATCGCGAGCGAGTTTTAGGAGAGCGGAAGGACAATTTAGAACGGGCGATCGATCTCTACAATCAAGCCGCTCAAATCTTTACTCGCGCCGCGTTTCCCGTGCAATGGGCGGGGAATCAAGGGGATTTGGCAGAAGCTTTGATGCAACGGGATAACCCCGGCGATCTCGATACTGCGATCGCTCTACTTCAAGAAGCTCTAGAAGTCTCCCCCGCAGGTTGTCAAGATTTTATTGACTCTCAATACCGATTAGGAATAGCTCTTTCTCAAAGGTACGATCGCGACAAAAATTTCGACGATCTCCGACAGGCTTTAGAAGCTTATAAAACCGCCCTAGATCTGATTAGTCCCGAACATTACGATCGAAAAGATATCTGGAAGGCGCTGCCCACTACCCAAACCATTCTCGGTAGTCGTCTGGTGCGGGATGGCGAATGGCAGCAAGGGTTACAACTGTTGTTAAATAGCGTCAATCAACTTAGCACCAGTGACGATCGCCTAGCCCATGCGAACGCGCTCTACCACACCGGCCGCGCCTACGAAGTTCTGTCCGATCGAGAGAAAGCCCGTCTCTACTATCGCGATGCCCTGCGTTGGTACGAATATTTACAGGATTTACCCGGAATCGCTAAAAGTCGCACCGGATTGGGGAATGTTTTCGTATCCCAAGGACATCTAGAGAAAGGAATGAAGGAACTCGATCGAGCGAAGGCAATCTACCGACAACTACCACAGACCGATCCCGATAAAGTGGAGGAGATAGACATTATTTATCAAGCTTCTCGACGGGCGATCGAACGACAAACCAGCGAGGTATATATATGA
- a CDS encoding type II toxin-antitoxin system HicA family toxin, producing the protein MKSISGKKFAKILERHGWELLRIQGSHHIYCQPDNPTRISVPIHGNQDLKIGLLKHFLKQAGLSEEDI; encoded by the coding sequence ATGAAATCGATTTCTGGGAAAAAGTTCGCCAAAATTTTAGAGCGTCACGGATGGGAATTATTGAGAATTCAAGGTAGCCATCACATTTACTGTCAGCCGGATAATCCCACCCGTATCTCTGTGCCGATTCACGGAAATCAGGATTTAAAAATCGGATTACTCAAGCATTTTTTGAAACAAGCGGGACTTTCTGAAGAAGATATTTGA
- a CDS encoding type II toxin-antitoxin system HicB family antitoxin yields MKMKVIVHEAEEGGFWGEVPALPGCATQAETFEELLENLHEAIEGCLSIDVESLPTDPKTRILEIAI; encoded by the coding sequence ATGAAAATGAAAGTTATCGTTCACGAGGCGGAGGAAGGTGGCTTCTGGGGGGAAGTCCCGGCGCTCCCCGGCTGTGCCACCCAAGCAGAAACTTTCGAGGAACTACTAGAGAATTTACACGAGGCGATCGAAGGTTGTCTATCCATAGATGTGGAATCCTTGCCGACCGATCCGAAAACTCGGATTCTAGAGATAGCGATATGA
- a CDS encoding recombinase family protein produces the protein MKIIAYTYTNPLLDSPPDASISTYSPEQVYQDFGDRSQRQQLLRDCQGTPPRLLILRRLAELGDNGTEVSKILQSLEALDIDIIALEDPDYKLNFAKILQEISKNELSNRLKAGHAHNRLQALPPPGKAPYGYRRGKERYILDRSTAPVVKDFFDRFLISASLRSTVRYIEKRYGKKISVATAHKWLTNPVYRGDLCYLGQYIIPDTHTPIISREEAAQIDRILRNNRKLPPRSASAPRSLAGLVVCSQCQSGMTITKVTARGKGLEYLYLRPLQCPRTKKCSAIAYEKILDSTIERICQDLPPTIAQISLPDLEGIKRGMSEEIGQKNDILSQLPSLEAAGILDQETANLRAYKLKNEIAQIQGRLDQLPPDNLTIIARAVAFPQFWRDLSEIERRFYFREFIRRIEIERETANNWHLRLIFVF, from the coding sequence ATGAAAATTATCGCCTACACCTATACCAATCCCCTGCTTGATAGTCCCCCCGATGCCTCGATTTCGACCTATTCTCCCGAACAAGTGTATCAGGATTTTGGCGATCGCTCACAACGGCAGCAACTGCTCCGCGATTGTCAAGGAACTCCCCCCCGACTGCTGATCCTGCGTCGTCTAGCAGAATTGGGAGACAATGGCACAGAAGTTAGCAAAATTTTACAATCCTTAGAAGCCCTCGACATAGATATAATTGCCCTAGAAGACCCAGATTATAAGCTGAATTTTGCCAAGATTCTGCAAGAAATATCAAAAAACGAACTAAGTAACCGTTTAAAAGCAGGTCACGCTCACAATCGTCTGCAAGCTTTGCCTCCCCCCGGAAAAGCACCCTACGGTTATCGTCGTGGCAAGGAGCGTTATATACTCGATCGCAGTACCGCGCCGGTAGTCAAAGACTTTTTTGATCGCTTTTTGATTTCTGCTTCCCTGCGTTCCACGGTGCGCTATATAGAAAAACGCTATGGTAAGAAGATATCGGTAGCTACTGCCCATAAATGGCTGACTAATCCCGTTTATCGCGGCGATTTGTGCTATCTCGGTCAATATATTATCCCCGATACCCACACCCCGATTATCTCCCGGGAAGAAGCGGCCCAGATCGATCGCATCCTGAGAAATAATCGCAAATTACCCCCCCGCAGTGCCAGCGCCCCGCGTTCCTTAGCGGGTTTAGTCGTCTGTAGTCAATGTCAATCGGGGATGACGATTACCAAAGTGACGGCGCGAGGAAAGGGCCTAGAATACCTCTATTTGCGACCTTTGCAATGTCCCCGGACAAAAAAATGTTCGGCGATCGCTTATGAGAAAATTCTCGATAGCACAATCGAGCGCATTTGTCAAGACCTACCACCGACGATCGCTCAGATATCTTTACCGGATTTAGAGGGGATCAAACGGGGAATGAGCGAGGAAATAGGGCAAAAAAACGATATTTTGTCCCAATTGCCCTCCCTAGAAGCGGCGGGAATTTTAGATCAAGAAACGGCTAATCTACGGGCCTATAAACTGAAAAACGAGATCGCGCAGATTCAAGGACGTTTAGACCAATTACCCCCGGATAACCTGACTATTATCGCTCGTGCCGTTGCTTTTCCGCAATTTTGGCGAGATTTATCGGAAATCGAGCGCCGTTTTTATTTTCGCGAGTTTATCCGTCGCATCGAAATCGAGAGAGAAACGGCTAACAATTGGCATTTACGTTTAATCTTCGTTTTTTAA
- the corA gene encoding magnesium/cobalt transporter CorA: MSNNKRLTRYKKGRKSSRTKPHLYDYHYNQPGTMPGLITIDENAVATEIFLINYNSQQATIVNNLLPQDCLKYLSDDSISWVDIVGLGNEDKLQELGEIFHLHPLTLEDIVSIPQRPKVEECENYILIIVPMAILIDHQGFLLEQISLIVGKNYVLTVQEEGQYDSLEGVRERIRLNKGSIRQQKSGYLAYSIWDAIIDGYFPVLESYGERIEELENEILASPTEQTLSKIYQIRQELLSLRRAIWPQRDILNALLRDEYIVIDTTIKPYLRDCYDHVVQILDVIENYREFANGLMDFYLSSVSNKMNEIMKTLTVISTIFIPLTFIVGIYGMNFDTDKSPYNMPELEWYWGYVFVWVLMLTVAFSLIIFFWRRGWFKNLSTVKKR, encoded by the coding sequence ATGAGCAATAACAAAAGATTAACTAGGTATAAAAAAGGGCGAAAATCCTCCCGGACAAAACCCCACCTTTACGATTATCACTATAATCAACCCGGGACGATGCCGGGGTTAATCACCATCGATGAAAATGCCGTTGCTACCGAGATATTTTTAATTAATTATAATTCTCAACAAGCCACTATAGTTAATAATCTCTTACCTCAAGACTGTCTTAAATATTTATCCGATGATTCCATCTCTTGGGTTGATATCGTCGGTTTGGGTAATGAAGATAAACTGCAAGAGTTGGGGGAAATTTTTCATTTACATCCCTTAACCCTTGAGGATATAGTCAGTATTCCCCAAAGACCAAAAGTGGAAGAATGCGAGAATTATATTTTAATAATAGTGCCAATGGCTATCCTGATCGATCATCAGGGTTTTTTGCTAGAACAAATCAGTTTAATCGTTGGGAAGAATTATGTTTTAACCGTGCAGGAAGAAGGACAATACGATTCTTTAGAGGGAGTTAGGGAAAGAATCCGTTTAAATAAAGGTTCCATCCGGCAGCAAAAATCGGGTTATTTAGCCTACTCAATTTGGGATGCCATTATTGACGGTTATTTTCCTGTTTTAGAGTCCTACGGAGAAAGAATCGAGGAGTTAGAAAACGAAATTTTAGCTAGTCCCACGGAACAGACTTTATCAAAAATTTACCAAATACGTCAGGAATTACTCTCCCTGCGACGAGCAATTTGGCCGCAGAGGGACATCCTCAATGCGCTTTTACGCGATGAGTACATTGTCATCGATACAACGATTAAACCCTATCTACGGGACTGTTATGACCATGTGGTACAAATTCTCGATGTTATCGAAAATTACCGGGAATTTGCCAATGGTTTAATGGATTTTTACCTGTCTTCCGTGAGTAATAAAATGAACGAGATTATGAAAACTTTAACGGTAATCTCGACGATTTTTATCCCGCTCACCTTCATTGTCGGTATTTATGGCATGAACTTTGATACTGATAAATCCCCCTATAATATGCCCGAATTAGAATGGTATTGGGGCTATGTATTCGTCTGGGTGTTGATGCTAACCGTTGCTTTCAGTTTAATCATTTTCTTTTGGCGACGCGGCTGGTTTAAGAACCTATCGACAGTGAAGAAAAGATAA
- a CDS encoding tetratricopeptide repeat protein: MPKKNNDTLKRVLIVSSGLVFLALMVVPTLGLLKNNNSNFPQGNQPGQEATIPPEKLEEMVKGYEKILEREPDNPTALQGLAQARLQLKDFIGAREPLEKLYQKYPDNLEVMLVLYGTRLQTQDVSGAKSILEKLVKNYPQEPKFKEELTRLNQAIAAASKQRPPETKK, translated from the coding sequence ATGCCCAAAAAAAATAACGATACGCTCAAACGAGTCTTAATTGTTTCCTCTGGTTTAGTATTTCTGGCTTTAATGGTGGTGCCAACTTTAGGTTTATTGAAAAATAATAATTCTAATTTCCCCCAAGGCAATCAACCCGGGCAAGAGGCAACTATTCCTCCCGAAAAATTAGAAGAAATGGTCAAAGGTTACGAGAAAATTCTCGAACGTGAACCAGATAACCCCACTGCTTTGCAAGGACTGGCCCAAGCTCGCTTACAGTTAAAAGATTTTATCGGAGCCAGAGAACCTTTAGAAAAGTTATATCAAAAATATCCCGACAATCTGGAAGTTATGCTAGTTCTTTATGGAACAAGATTACAAACTCAAGACGTTTCTGGAGCTAAAAGTATCCTAGAAAAATTAGTCAAAAACTATCCCCAAGAACCGAAGTTTAAAGAAGAATTAACTCGCTTAAATCAAGCGATTGCGGCAGCTTCTAAACAGCGACCTCCAGAGACTAAAAAGTAA
- a CDS encoding allophycocyanin subunit alpha-B, translating to MSVVSQVILKADDELRYPSSGELQGIGQFLKTGEQRIRIAETLADNEKKIVDQAQKQLFKKRPDYRAPGGNAYGQRQYNQCLRDYGWYLRLVTYGVLAGDKGPIEQTGLIGVKEMYNSLNVPVPGMVEAIRCLKEAALGLLTQEDAVAAAPYFDFIIQYMS from the coding sequence ATGAGCGTAGTTAGCCAAGTCATCCTCAAAGCCGACGACGAACTTCGTTATCCTAGTAGTGGTGAACTACAGGGTATCGGGCAATTTTTAAAAACCGGTGAGCAGAGAATTCGCATTGCCGAGACTCTCGCTGACAATGAGAAAAAAATCGTCGATCAGGCTCAAAAACAACTGTTCAAGAAACGTCCCGATTATAGAGCGCCGGGGGGTAATGCCTACGGTCAGCGTCAATATAATCAATGCTTGCGCGATTATGGTTGGTATCTGCGTCTAGTTACCTATGGGGTATTAGCCGGAGATAAGGGACCGATCGAACAAACCGGCCTGATCGGGGTCAAAGAGATGTATAACTCTCTTAATGTTCCCGTCCCCGGCATGGTGGAGGCGATTCGTTGTCTCAAAGAGGCCGCTTTAGGTCTTTTGACTCAAGAAGATGCCGTGGCAGCAGCCCCCTACTTCGACTTTATCATCCAGTATATGTCCTAA
- a CDS encoding slipin family protein, with the protein MEFLAPLLLIAGILGLNGFKIDREYQRGVIFRLGRYQDTKGPGLYWIIPLVDQKMQLDIRTKTVDIAPQETVTADNVTIKVNAVLYYRIIDPSKAINKVESYPAAVYQAAMTTLRNVVGQNHLDDVLQKRDKINQAVQQIVDEISEPWGIDIERVEMKDVEIPTGMQRAMAKEAEALREKRARLIKAAAEQEASLKLAEASQLIMENPAALELRRLQMLTEIGAENNTSTVIMLPSDILNLAQKLTEKPSQNGSIVNSQKG; encoded by the coding sequence ATGGAATTTTTAGCACCCTTGCTGTTGATAGCGGGCATTCTGGGGTTAAATGGCTTTAAAATCGATCGAGAATACCAGCGTGGTGTTATCTTTCGTCTAGGGCGTTATCAAGACACCAAAGGCCCCGGACTGTACTGGATCATTCCCCTAGTTGACCAAAAAATGCAGCTGGATATTCGCACCAAAACCGTCGATATCGCCCCGCAAGAAACTGTCACCGCCGATAATGTCACAATTAAGGTTAATGCGGTTCTCTACTATCGCATTATCGATCCTAGCAAAGCGATTAATAAAGTCGAATCCTACCCCGCGGCCGTTTATCAAGCGGCCATGACCACTTTAAGAAATGTAGTTGGTCAAAATCATCTCGATGATGTCTTGCAAAAACGAGACAAAATCAATCAAGCGGTCCAACAAATTGTCGATGAAATTAGCGAACCCTGGGGCATTGATATCGAACGGGTGGAGATGAAAGATGTGGAAATTCCCACTGGTATGCAGCGAGCTATGGCCAAGGAAGCGGAAGCATTGCGAGAAAAACGGGCCCGTTTGATTAAAGCTGCCGCAGAACAGGAAGCCTCCCTAAAATTAGCGGAAGCTTCCCAATTAATCATGGAAAACCCCGCCGCTTTGGAATTACGCCGCCTACAAATGTTAACGGAAATTGGAGCGGAAAATAACACCAGTACCGTGATTATGCTCCCCTCTGATATCTTAAATCTTGCTCAAAAATTAACCGAAAAACCATCACAAAATGGCTCAATTGTCAATAGCCAAAAAGGTTAA
- the gorA gene encoding glutathione-disulfide reductase, translating to MSYDFDLLVIGGGSGGIATARRAAEYGAKVGLAEYDRLGGTCVNRGCIPKKLMVYSSRFPQLFKDAEGYGWSPVESQLNWQKLISAVNQETIRLNGIYQKMLDNSQVTLFPNYAKFIDTHTLEVGDEKITADKILIAVGGHPVKPDIPGIEHTVVSDAMFQLPEQPKRIIVLGAGYIGVEFAGIMHGLGTEVVQLIRKDKILRGFDEDIRDEIQAEMIRQGIKIMPETFPTSIEKTAEGLKVHIQGQETSEILFVDALGLAATGRIPKLEKLGLENVNVEVKNGAIVVNEYSQTSEDNIYAVGDCTDKINLTPVAINQGRAFADTVFGNKPRLMSYENVPSAVFSTPEAATVGLTELQAKKQYGDTEIKVYRSKFRPGYNVLPGREDKTLMKLVVHQESGKILGAHMVGDHAAEIIQGVAIAVKMGATKADFDATVGIHPSAAEEFVTMR from the coding sequence ATGAGTTATGATTTTGATTTATTGGTGATTGGTGGTGGTTCTGGTGGTATTGCCACCGCTAGACGGGCAGCCGAATACGGGGCAAAAGTGGGATTAGCAGAATACGATCGTTTGGGAGGAACCTGTGTTAATCGCGGTTGTATTCCTAAAAAATTAATGGTTTATTCTAGTCGTTTTCCGCAACTATTTAAGGATGCGGAAGGTTACGGGTGGAGTCCAGTAGAGAGTCAGTTAAATTGGCAAAAATTAATTAGCGCCGTTAATCAGGAAACTATCCGTTTAAATGGCATTTATCAAAAGATGCTCGATAATTCTCAAGTGACGCTTTTTCCTAATTATGCCAAGTTTATTGATACCCATACCCTAGAGGTAGGAGACGAGAAAATTACTGCCGATAAAATTTTAATTGCCGTGGGGGGACATCCGGTTAAACCCGATATTCCGGGGATCGAACATACGGTAGTTTCTGATGCCATGTTTCAACTGCCAGAACAACCAAAAAGAATTATAGTTTTAGGGGCAGGATATATTGGGGTAGAATTTGCTGGTATTATGCACGGATTAGGGACAGAAGTGGTGCAGTTAATCCGTAAAGATAAGATTTTAAGAGGGTTTGATGAGGATATACGCGATGAGATTCAAGCGGAAATGATCCGTCAGGGAATTAAAATTATGCCCGAAACTTTCCCCACTTCGATCGAGAAAACTGCTGAGGGGTTAAAAGTACATATTCAGGGTCAAGAAACCTCAGAAATTCTCTTTGTTGATGCCCTAGGATTAGCCGCTACTGGAAGAATTCCTAAGCTGGAAAAATTGGGCTTAGAGAATGTCAATGTTGAGGTAAAAAACGGGGCAATTGTTGTCAACGAGTATAGCCAAACCAGCGAAGACAATATCTATGCCGTGGGCGATTGTACTGATAAAATTAATTTAACTCCCGTCGCCATTAATCAGGGGCGAGCTTTTGCCGATACAGTCTTTGGTAATAAACCCCGGTTAATGAGTTATGAAAACGTTCCCTCGGCAGTATTTTCTACTCCTGAAGCGGCGACGGTGGGATTAACAGAATTGCAAGCAAAAAAACAATATGGTGACACGGAGATTAAAGTTTATCGGTCTAAATTCCGCCCCGGTTACAATGTTTTACCAGGCCGAGAGGACAAAACTTTGATGAAATTAGTTGTTCATCAGGAAAGTGGTAAAATTCTCGGAGCGCACATGGTGGGAGATCACGCCGCCGAAATTATTCAAGGAGTAGCCATTGCCGTAAAAATGGGGGCGACAAAAGCCGATTTTGATGCCACTGTCGGCATTCATCCCAGTGCTGCCGAGGAATTCGTCACCATGCGTTAA